The Pecten maximus chromosome 14, xPecMax1.1, whole genome shotgun sequence genome includes a region encoding these proteins:
- the LOC117342208 gene encoding thrombospondin-2-like isoform X2, whose amino-acid sequence MNVSCLLLILVTLYEVSDAVVFGGWGDWGEWSECSVTCGYGTIKRSKVWLKEDGTVFNYTYISFDECWTKTPCPINGAWSGWTAWSPCTVMCGNGTRARTRLCNSPEPINFGEPCDGDPLEEFGCNEQACPDLPLNFNMDVCNKTTFVCHNELQCVEDSRHCDGDLDCHDGSDEKDCYLYLNCVYISSQSLALTVLGLLFTRTLQYS is encoded by the exons ATGAATGTTAGCTGCCTACTACTTATCCTAGTCACACTATATGAAG TTTCAGACGCTGTTGTCTTCGGTGGATGGGGAGACTGGGGTGAATGGTCTGAGTGTTCAGTTACTTGTGGATACGGGACTATCAAGCGGAGCAAGGTCTGGCTAAAGGAGGACGGAACCGTCTTCAACTATACCTACATATCATTTGATGAGTGCTGGACTAAGACGCCGTGCCCAA TAAACGGTGCCTGGAGTGGATGGACAGCTTGGAGTCCATGTACAGTGATGTGTGGAAACGGAACTCGAGCTCGAACGAGGCTATGCAATTCTCCGGAGCCAATTAACTTTGGAGAACCCTGCGATGGGGATCCTTTAGAAGAGTTTGGCTGTAACGAACAGGCATGTCCAG ATTTGCCGCTAAACTTCAACATGGATGTATGCAACAAGACAACATTTGTGTGTCACAACGAGTTACAGTGTGTAGAGGATTCACGGCATTGTGATGGGGACCTAGACTGCCATGACGGAAGTGACGAAAAGGACTGCTACCTATACCTCA ATTGTGTTTACATATCAAGCCAGTCATTGGCCCTAACAGTGTTGGGACTACTCTTCACAAGAACTCTACAATATTCCTGA
- the LOC117342208 gene encoding thrombospondin-2-like isoform X1 encodes MNVSCLLLILVTLYEVSDAVVFGGWGDWGEWSECSVTCGYGTIKRSKVWLKEDGTVFNYTYISFDECWTKTPCPINGAWSGWTAWSPCTVMCGNGTRARTRLCNSPEPINFGEPCDGDPLEEFGCNEQACPDLPLNFNMDVCNKTTFVCHNELQCVEDSRHCDGDLDCHDGSDEKDCYLYLSMNSNDCVYISSQSLALTVLGLLFTRTLQYS; translated from the exons ATGAATGTTAGCTGCCTACTACTTATCCTAGTCACACTATATGAAG TTTCAGACGCTGTTGTCTTCGGTGGATGGGGAGACTGGGGTGAATGGTCTGAGTGTTCAGTTACTTGTGGATACGGGACTATCAAGCGGAGCAAGGTCTGGCTAAAGGAGGACGGAACCGTCTTCAACTATACCTACATATCATTTGATGAGTGCTGGACTAAGACGCCGTGCCCAA TAAACGGTGCCTGGAGTGGATGGACAGCTTGGAGTCCATGTACAGTGATGTGTGGAAACGGAACTCGAGCTCGAACGAGGCTATGCAATTCTCCGGAGCCAATTAACTTTGGAGAACCCTGCGATGGGGATCCTTTAGAAGAGTTTGGCTGTAACGAACAGGCATGTCCAG ATTTGCCGCTAAACTTCAACATGGATGTATGCAACAAGACAACATTTGTGTGTCACAACGAGTTACAGTGTGTAGAGGATTCACGGCATTGTGATGGGGACCTAGACTGCCATGACGGAAGTGACGAAAAGGACTGCTACCTATACCTCAGTATGAATAGTAATG ATTGTGTTTACATATCAAGCCAGTCATTGGCCCTAACAGTGTTGGGACTACTCTTCACAAGAACTCTACAATATTCCTGA